The proteins below come from a single Mauremys reevesii isolate NIE-2019 linkage group 6, ASM1616193v1, whole genome shotgun sequence genomic window:
- the LOC120407612 gene encoding prolactin-releasing peptide-like isoform X3 produces the protein MSRLDSHLAKFRHQPQALGELKGMKLLAACFMYLLLICLALPKAECRLHERSMEIRNPDIDPSWYTGCGIRPVGWFGRRRAVVESSRKSGYGHRQACFPLEQSSESLQDE, from the exons atgagcag GCTGGACTCACACCTTGCTAAATTCCGGCACCAGCCACAAGCcttgggggagctgaagggaatgaaactgctggctgcctgcttcatgtacctgctgctcatctgtctggccctgcccaaagccgaATGCCGACTCCACGAGCGATCCATGGAAATCAGGA ACCCTGATATCGACCCTTCCTGGTACACGGGGTGTGGAATCAGACCCGTGGGATGGTTTGGCCGAAGGAGAGCTGTCGTGGAGAGCTCCCGGAAGTCGGGCTATGGACACAGGCAAGCTTGCTTCCCTCTAGAACAAAGCAGTGAATCCCTTCAAGATGAATGA
- the LOC120407612 gene encoding uncharacterized protein LOC120407612 isoform X2 — MGEVDRQADKGGIVGRVEAVGPDKKKRRLDSHLAKFRHQPQALGELKGMKLLAACFMYLLLICLALPKAECRLHERSMEIRSRSPQQGLQRANRRSFLAQPRCRFHEPGKV, encoded by the exons ATGGGAGAAGTGGACAGACAGGCCGACAAGGGCGGCATCGTCGGCAGAGTGGAGGCAGTAGGCCCAGACAAAAAGAAGCGCAG GCTGGACTCACACCTTGCTAAATTCCGGCACCAGCCACAAGCcttgggggagctgaagggaatgaaactgctggctgcctgcttcatgtacctgctgctcatctgtctggccctgcccaaagccgaATGCCGACTCCACGAGCGATCCATGGAAATCAGGA GCCGTTCTCCCCAGCAAGGCCTACAAAGGGCCAACAGACGGAGTTTCCTGGCCCAGCCGCGTTGCAGATTCCATGAGCCAGGAAAAGTCTAG
- the LOC120407612 gene encoding prolactin-releasing peptide-like isoform X1 has protein sequence MGEVDRQADKGGIVGRVEAVGPDKKKRRLDSHLAKFRHQPQALGELKGMKLLAACFMYLLLICLALPKAECRLHERSMEIRNPDIDPSWYTGCGIRPVGWFGRRRAVVESSRKSGYGHRQACFPLEQSSESLQDE, from the exons ATGGGAGAAGTGGACAGACAGGCCGACAAGGGCGGCATCGTCGGCAGAGTGGAGGCAGTAGGCCCAGACAAAAAGAAGCGCAG GCTGGACTCACACCTTGCTAAATTCCGGCACCAGCCACAAGCcttgggggagctgaagggaatgaaactgctggctgcctgcttcatgtacctgctgctcatctgtctggccctgcccaaagccgaATGCCGACTCCACGAGCGATCCATGGAAATCAGGA ACCCTGATATCGACCCTTCCTGGTACACGGGGTGTGGAATCAGACCCGTGGGATGGTTTGGCCGAAGGAGAGCTGTCGTGGAGAGCTCCCGGAAGTCGGGCTATGGACACAGGCAAGCTTGCTTCCCTCTAGAACAAAGCAGTGAATCCCTTCAAGATGAATGA